One Phoenix dactylifera cultivar Barhee BC4 unplaced genomic scaffold, palm_55x_up_171113_PBpolish2nd_filt_p 000806F, whole genome shotgun sequence genomic region harbors:
- the LOC120107255 gene encoding ras-associated and pleckstrin homology domains-containing protein 1-like: protein MAMLQSAVDVAKTHEIMARFRPIAPKPALPPLPDGPSDHSSPSPSPSFASASAAALHLRGRPCRARKRGRSTLASLPSKRPRTPFFPPLLPSTTPAQLGLARGLPLLPSFSAPEKPPIKTSGDPLTLSLLPPNPSPDSDRDLVSVAPPRGIPVERDLLQKLQQPKVIVPLPIRPVGSSITIGPITLDTGPAPPAPAKKPQEVEEEVESDLLPAVVSDSRNRVRIANSAYKEMVGQPECPWLDLMASVGSRSLGMRLASRRISGAVMLDLSESSVPLTSKGFSCRARIQWASNGTKTFIHVPCDVRRLYCDSKDYLFTWRFRTAEASVSYCKA from the coding sequence atggCGATGCTCCAGTCCGCCGTTGACGTGGCCAAGACCCACGAGATCATGGCCCGCTTCCGGCCCATCGCCCCCAAGCCCGCTCTCCCCCCGCTCCCCGACGGCCCATCTGACCActcctccccatccccatccccctccttcgcctccgcctccgccgccgccctccACCTTCGCGGCCGCCCCTGCCGCGCCCGCAAGCGCGGCCGCTCCACCCTCGCCTCTCTCCCCTCCAAGCGCCCGCGCACCCCCTTCTTTCCACCACTCCTCCCCTCCACCACCCCGGCCCAACTGGGCCTCGCCCGTGggctccctctcctcccctccttCTCCGCCCCCGAAAAACCGCCCATCAAAACCTCCGGCGACCCCctcaccctctccctcctcccaCCCAACCCCTCTCCGGATTCCGACCGAGACCTCGTCTCCGTCGCCCCCCCGCGAGGAATCCCCGTGGAGCGGGACCTCCTCCAGAAGCTCCAGCAGCCCAAGGTCATCGTGCCACTGCCCATCCGGCCCGTGGGCTCGAGCATCACCATCGGGCCCATCACCCTCGACACCGGCCCCGCCCCGCCGGCGCCTGCGAAGAAGCcccaggaggtggaggaggaggtggagtcCGACCTGCTCCCGGCGGTCGTCTCCGACTCCCGGAACCGGGTCCGGATCGCCAATTCAGCTTACAAGGAGATGGTCGGGCAGCCGGAGTGCCCCTGGCTCGACTTGATGGCCTCCGTCGGCAGCCGCAGTCTCGGGATGCGGCTGGCGTCGAGGAGGATCAGCGGAGCGGTGATGCTCGACCTGTCGGAGTCGTCGGTGCCGCTGACGTCCAAGGGGTTCTCATGCAGGGCgaggatacagtgggcaagcaACGGCACCAAGACCTTCATCCATGTGCCTTGTGATGTGAGAAGGCTCTACTGCGACTCCAAGGATTATCTCTTCACCTGGAGGTTTCGCACCGCCGAGGCTTCTGTCAGCTACTGCAAAGCTTGA